In the Mya arenaria isolate MELC-2E11 chromosome 11, ASM2691426v1 genome, one interval contains:
- the LOC128207574 gene encoding organic solute transporter subunit alpha-like: MVNCSNEYPNTDVFYSEISGDYLSLVLLGLGSVLMLVSVGLFVEELIYLQQVYFQDEVKVRKVATILGVFPVTVITAFLAVVVPTSTFLVDLVQTCYLSVCFYTFVTLAIDYFGGDQGLLDHLGATKVRTALPPCCCCLCCILRPRILTRKSLLVFKLMSLQVAVLRPVLLFIAAVLWTDGKYKPGLDSASSTYIYITAVTSISLIFSMYGSGVIYRAVAPCLTNYRITAKFVSIKLLLIVSNIQTLVFSILAANDQPPCLGSRGPIARGSALNHFCLLIEASVLCLLARRGYRMDERELPPPDKLPGDADNDEDAVNSDKAWFDNIAAIPDSAI, translated from the exons ATGGTTAACTGCTCCAACGAGTATCCCAACACAGATGTTTTCTACAGTG AGATCAGCGGTGACTACTTATCGCTGGTGTTGCTGGGGTTGGGTAGCGTGTTGATGCTGGTGAGTGTGGGCTTGTTCGTGGAAGAGCTCATCTACCTGCAGCAGGTCTACTTCCAGGACGAGGTCAAGGTCAGAAAAGTCGCCACCATCCTTGGAGTCTTCCCG GTGACGGTGATAACGGCATTCCTTGCGGTGGTGGTTCCAACGAGCACCTTCCTCGTCGACCTCGTACAAACATG CTACCTATCTGTGTGTTTTTACACGTTCGTTACACTGGCCATCGACTATTTCGGCGGGGACCAAGGGCTACTGGACCATTTGGGTGCCACAAAGGTTCGGACCGCCCTGCCGCCTTGCTGTTGTTGTCTGTGTTGCATCCTCAGGCCTAGAATACTCACTAG GAAATCGCTGCTGGTGTTCAAGCTGATGTCGCTTCAGGTGGCCGTTCTACGACCCGTGCTGCTCTTCATCGCCGCCGTTTTGTGGACGGACGGAAAATATAAACCCGGTCTG GACTCTGCGAGTTCGACGTACATCTACATCACGGCGGTCACCTCCATCTCTCTCATCTTTTCTATGTACGGTTCCGGCGTCATTTACCGGGCCGTAGCGCCCTGCCTCACAAACTACCGGATCACCGCCAAGTTTGTTTCCATCAAGCTTTTGTTAATCGTCTCCAACATCCAAACGCTTGTTTTCTCGATCCTGGCGGCCAACGACCAACCGCCTTGCCTCGGGTCACGCGGCCCCATAGCTCGCGGTAGCG CGCTCAATCATTTCTGCCTGCTGATCGAGGCTTCCGTCCTGTGCCTGCTTGCGCGTCGCGGCTACCGGATGGACGAGAGGGAACTTCCACCGCCGGACAAGCTCCCGGGGGACGCCGATAATGACGAGGATGCTGTGAACAGTGACAAGGCGTGGTTTGACAACATTGCCGCCATACCGGACTCGGCAATATGA
- the LOC128207576 gene encoding organic solute transporter subunit alpha-like has translation MTNCSNEFPSTEDYYPVLVRSWVSMMLMALACVLTVGSIIIFIESLLYVIRVNKGHSEKVVKVGTILGLHPVTTACAMLALLVPKSSLLVDLVAACYLSVCFYMFVSLVIEVYFGGNLVKALNGTKVKTAVPPCCCCCCCILKPRILTKRSLLVFRMLSLQVAFVQPVLLFIAAVLWTDGKYDPGHIDPAKATIYITVITTISTMLSIYGSLVVHRAAAPYLASFNCGIKWTCIQLVVILPNIQGLIFSILVANDLPPCENTRGPLVRGASLNHFLLVVEMFLLTLLARRAYRMDERDLPLPVTGQGKGEPEEQGLDPNTSGEWPVTDTVL, from the exons TTCTAGTCCGGAGCTGGGTGTCAATGATGCTGATGGCGCTAGCGTGCGTGCTCACCGTCGGAAGTATAATCATCTTTATCGAGTCGCTGCTCTACGTTATAAGGGTCAATAAGGGTCACAGCGAGAAAGTGGTCAAGGTCGGCACCATCCTTGGCCTGCATCCG GTGACAACAGCATGTGCCATGTTGGCGCTCTTGGTGCCCAAAAGCTCCCTTCTCGTGGACCTCGTCGCCGCTTG CTACCTGTCCGTGTGTTTCTACATGTTCGTGTCACTGGTGATCGAGGTATATTTCGGCGGCAATCTCGTGAAGGCCCTAAACGGCACAAAGGTGAAGACTGCTGTGCCGccctgctgttgttgttgctgttgcatACTCAAACCTAGGATTCTCACGAA GCGGTCGCTACTGGTGTTCCGGATGCTTTCCCTCCAGGTGGCGTTCGTGCAACCCGTGCTGCTCTTCATCGCCGCCGTGTTGTGGACGGATGGCAAATACGATCCCGGACAT ATTGACCCCGCCAAGGCGACTATATACATCACAGTTATTACCACTATATCAACGATGCTGTCCATCTACGGGTCTTTGGTGGTACACCGCGCCGCTGCCCCCTACCTCGCCTCCTTCAACTGCGGAATCAAATGGACGTGTATCCAGCTCGTGGTGATTCTCCCTAACATTCAGGGTCTCATCTTCTCAATCCTCGTCGCAAATGACCTGCCACCCTGTGAGAACACGCGCGGACCTCTCGTCAGAGGAGCCA GTCTTAATCATTTCCTGTTGGTGGTTGAGATGTTCCTGCTCACCCTGCTAGCCCGCCGCGCATACCGGATGGACGAGCGCGACCTCCCGCTTCCCGTGACAGGACAGGGAAAAGGCGAACCGGAAGAGCAGGGCTTAGACCCAAATACCTCTGGCGAGTGGCCGGTTACAGACACAGTGCTGTGA